TTAGAGACTTTCACGGATGCGAAAACAATCTCTACGTGGGCAGTTGATGCGATGAAATGGTCTATAAGCAACAATTTGCTTTCCGGCAAAGGTAACGACATCCTTGATCCAACGGGTGAGGCATCGCGTGCTGAAGTCGCAGCAATCATTAATCGCTTCATGGTTACTTTCAAGATGTAATCCAAATTAAATTCGGAATGAGCGCCCCCTCTAGAATAATCAGTTGGCAAAACCCAGTTGGGTTAACCAATGAGTTCTGGAGGGGGTGTTTTCATTTTTCTCACTTGTCTATACCAATTTTATTTACTGGACCTATACCAGAAAGCATTAAAACATGTTAGCCAAGGCTGAAGAAGGACCAATCCCATGTTCTCTATTTACAGTCAGAATGCTGTTCTACGCGCTTTAGCGCTATAAAGAACTTAAACATTCTGATGTGGTAACAAAAATGCCCTCCCAAGCAACTGTGGACACAGTCGCTCGGAAGGGCATACTTGAGAATAGCTTCCTGTTTATGACAGGATCACTTAAATCAATCCGGATTTTTGCAGAAGCCGCTGAATAATCGTGGTAGCCTCTGCCCGGGTCAGCTTCCCTTTTGGTGCAAGCTCATTGCTTTCTCTTCCAGAAATAACTTCTGCTTGAATACTATCCGCTATACTGCTTAGCGCCCAACTGGATGCAGCTGCTGTATCTGTGTACGGCCGCAATGTGGCATCAGTTGACTGGACAGGCAGCTTGGCCTTCAGGTTGGTGATCGTCATCGCTTTGGCGATCATGACCATGGCTTGTTCCCGGGTAACGATATCATTCGGACGGAAGGAACCGTCTTCGTACCCGCTAATCAGCTTGTAGGCATAGGCCGTTTGAATTAGGCTGCTGTACCAATCCGTAGGCTTCACGTCCGTGAATGCCGTTGATCCGCTCTCCATCTTCAACCCCAAGCCCCGAACCAGGATCGCAGCAAGCTCCGCCCGTGTAATCGCTTGATCGGGTTGGAACAGGTGATTGTCAGTGCCGTTAACGACCATCCGCAAGCCCATTTCGTTCACCGCATTCCTGGCCCAATGCTGCCCCATATCCTGGTACTCTTCTTTATGCCTTACGATTGAATACGTGCTATTGGTCAAGCTGCTCACTTTAGCCACAAACTTGCCGTCTACTGTAATCAATTGGGTCGGTACAGGGCGAATGGCTCCGTCCGGTTCAACGACAACCCCAGTTACGATTTCCCTTGAATTTACAGCCTCCGGAATCACGATTGTTCTATCCACGTATGCGTTGAATTTCGACACCTCAACCGTTGAATCTCCGTAAGCGCCTCTTACCGTAAAGTTGAGCGCCGGAGCGACAGGCGTAAACCTTCCTTTTGCTGCCGCCTCCTCCAGCAGCTTCACCGTGCTCTCTGCCGGCTTGGAAATTTCAACAGTTATCTTAATATCCTGAAGCTGCACATTTTTGCCAAGCTGCTCGGAAAGCCCACTGATGTTGATCTGTTCTGCGGGCAAGGTATAGGTCGCGTTCTCCGTTTTGACTACAATGACCGCAGCCTTTTGCTCCATGTTTTTTACGATTTGCCCGCTTAGTTCTCCAATCACCACATCGGATTTTGTATTCACCGAAATCGTAATCACTGCATGCTGTTCCTCTGTCGCAAGCTTGCGCTCCAGCACCTTCGGATCAACCACAACCGTAGTGACCGTCTGATCCTTCACCTTGGCTGTCGTTGCCGTCCCTATTTTCTCAACCTTGCCATTGACCAGGAATTCAACTCCGGCAGACGAATTTGATGTTTCGGGCTCTGTCGGGCTGCCGCCACTGCTGGCTGGCGCTGTTGGCGTCACTGCATTGGAGACGTCGGAGGCGGCGCTGCTGCCTGTAAGATTAACAGCTCTTACCGTAAACGTATAGGTTGTTCCGTTGGATAGACCGGTTACTGTGATCGGACTTGCTGGACCTGTTGCCGTTATATTCCCCGGTAAGGCCGTGACCTCGTACACTGTTATTGCGCTTCCTCCGTTGACTGCTGGGATGGCGAAGCTGACTATAGCCTGACCATTCCCTGCTGTTGCAGTTACAGCTGTTGGCGCTGAAGGTACCGCCGGTATCGCCCCAGGTGTTGCGCTTACCTCATTGGAGGTAACGATAGCTCCCTTGCGGTTGGTGGCTTTGACGATAAAGGAATAGGCTGTGCCATTCGTCAATTCGCTGGCATCGTAGCCGTAGACAGAACCGCTTACCGTAGCCGCTGGTGCTCCATACGTGCCCGAAGCCGTTCTCTGGTATACGGCGTAGCTTACAGTTCCGTAGACTTCCTCCCATGCCAGAAGAACATGGCTATCTCCGCTTGCAGCCACCTTCAAGTTAACGAAGGCAGCCCCTGGCTCCGGAAGCGTAACGGCTGCACTGGAAACCCCCGGCAGGCCTGCCGCGTCGAAGGCGAGCTGGGCTCCTGTCACCTCATCGTCATTCGCTGCGCCCAGACCCGTGAAGGCGACGATGCCGGAGCTTGCCGTGGCGGTCGTTGCTCCCGTTAACGTCCAATCGCCCGCATCCTTCTTCGAGACGGTCACAACGGTGCTGCTGTCGCCCACACTCGTATTGCCGAACGCATCCCGAAGCGTCACCACCGGCTGCTGTGCGAACAGGCCGCCGTTTCTGGTTGGCGCCGTCAGGTCTTTGGTCAGCGCCAGGGAAGCCGGGCTGCCCGCTTGCGGCGTTATGCTCAGCACATTCGCCGCCGGTGTTACTACACCCGCTACACTCAAGCTGATAGATTGCTTCGCCGCTTGGTTCAGCTGCAGCTGAACCGTGGCTATGCCGTCGGCAAACATGGCGCTGTACGTGCTTGATGTTACGGTTAAGGCATTCCCGCCAAGGCTGCCATAGGAGCCGTCAGGCGCTGCGATGTAGCCGGATATGGCAACCTCATGAGCGCCGTTGAAGGTTGTATCCGTATCACCCAGCGAGTTCCTCACGGTCAGTGTGACCAGATTGTCCACGCCCGCTACAGGAGCGGCTGCAGCTGCGGCTGCGCTGACCGTATACTTTGGCGCCGGCACCGGCAGCGTGACGGACGCGCTTGTCAACTGCGGCCAACCCGTTGCGTTGAACACGAGTTGAGCGCCTGCCACCTCATCCTCGTTCACTGCGCCCAGGTCGGTATAGGTGATTAGGCCCGATTTCGCTTTTTGCTCCGTTGTTCCCGTCAATGTCCACGCTCCGGTGTCCTTCTTGGATACAGTCGCCACGGTGCTGTTATCCTTCGATACCCAGTTGCCGTAAGCATCGTTAACCGCTATGACCGGTTGCTGCGCAAACACGCCTCCGGCCTGCTCCGGCGCAGCCAGGTCAGTGGTCAGCGCCAGTGTAGCCGGGCTGCCCGTGTCCAGATTGTAATCCACCTGTTTCGACGGTGTGGCGACCCCCGTCATACTGAAGACGAGGGAAGCCCCCCTCGCCTTGTTCAGCCTCAGGTTTACCGTGGCTTCTCCTTTCACAACCTGGACGCCGCTCACCGTCGTGGTTCCTGCAGTCAAGGTTTTCCCGTTGATGCTGCCATAGGTGCCGTTAGGTGCTGCCCTATAGCCGGATACGGTCACATCGTAAGTGCCGTCCTTAAATTTCAGATCCTTGCTCTGCGCCTCGTCCAATACATTCAGCTTAAACGCCTGATCCTCCCCGACGAGATGGCTGCTCCCTGCAGGCGGAGTCACGCCGAGCGTATATGCGGGCTTTGGCGGGCCTATCTTTCGAACCTGGCTGCTGTAAAGATCCGCGGTATACAGAACGCCATCCTTGTCTACCGTGAGGCCATTTGCCCCGGTTGCTACGCTATCGCTATTTACTGCTCCGGTGATATCCATTTTAACGACATACCCTGCCGATATATACAGACTTCCGTCGCTGTCGAAGGCGAGTCCTCCCGCATAGATGTCGGAGATTAGCGCGCTGATCGTTCCGTCTGCCGCTATTTTGCGGATCGCTTTCTTATCCCGATCTGATATATACAGGTTTCCGCTCTTGTCCACGGCAATTCCCGTACCATAGCCTATTTGTGCCGAGGTTGCCGGTCCTCCGTCTCCCGAATAGCCTTTAACTCCTGTACCGGCTACTGTACTGATTATCCCGGTATTCTTGTCTACCCTGCGAACCCGATAAGCTTCGCCATCCATGATATATAGATTTCCGCTGTTATCGATGGCCACTTTACTGGGGCTATTTAATTGGGCCGAAGTCGCCGGTCCTTCATCCCCCCGCTTACGATCATCATAATTCCCGAACCCCCCCTTACCCATCGTACCCGCCACCGTGCTGACGGTGCCATCCGAAGCCAGCTTTACAACCGTACCAAGGTTATTATTGGCGATATACAGGTTGTCGGATTGATCAAACGTCACTCCAGTCGGAAAGCTTACTATTAATTTGTCGGCTGTCACCGTGCTGATTTTCTTGCTCTCCTTGTCTACTTTTCTGATTGCATTGTTCCATGTATCCGCAATGTACACATCTCCTTTGCTGTTCGTTGCCACGTCATAAGGCTTATTCAATCTGGCCAAGGTGGCCAGATTCCCGTCTCCCGAATAGCCGTTAACACCTACACCGGCAACGGCTTGGAGACAGTAGCTGCAAGCAGGCGTCTCTCCCCCGTTGCCTCCCGGTTCGGAGTTATCCGCTGGTGGGGTCAGCTTCCGGATCCGGGTGCCTTGGGCATCCTCCACATACAAATTCCCACTATTATCCAGGGCCAATGCATTGGGGTTCTCTAATTGAGCCGTCTTCGCCTCCCCGCCATCGCCAGAATAGCCGCGAATTCCAGTGCCCGCGATAATGCTGATCTTCCGGAAGATATTATCAATCTTCAGAATCCGGTGATTAAAATAATCCGCTATATACAACGTGCCATCAGCGCCTACCGCCATTGCTCTGGGAGCCTGCAGGGCAACATCAGTCGCACTTTCTCCCTCGAGCTTGCTGCCAAACCCAGGGCCGCCGCCGGCCTCGGTCCAGATCAATCCGTTAAGATCGACTCTGCGAATGCGGCGGTTGCCTTCGTCAAAGATATACATCATTCCCGTGCTGTCAAATCCTACTCCGCTCGGATGGTTCAACAGAGCCTTCGTCGCCGGCAGGCTGTCCCCTCCAAAGCCCTTCTGGTAGGTGCCAGCTACCGTACTTTTATTGCCGTTCGTATCCACTTTCCGGATCAGGTTGTTGCCATACTCGGCGATGTACAGATTTCCTTTGCTGTCCACAGCCAATCCTCGCGGTTCGCTAAATCCGCCAGGCACCGTGGAAATCCTGCCGTTTGTAAGTACCTTCAGGATCCGACTGTTGCCGGCATCCGCGATATACAGATTGTCGCCGCTGTCTACCGCCAGACCTCTTGGTCTATTCAATTCGGCTGACGTAGCCAAGCCTCCGTCCCCCGAGGACCCGGCCTTACCCGTACCCGCCACCGTGCTAATCTTGCCATCCGCTCCGATCTTGCGGACCCGGTGGTTATTGGTGTCCGCTATATACAGATTTCCCTTGCTATCCGTCACCATGCCTCCACTTACATCGACGTCCTGGCCCGGAAGCATAATCGCCGGCAGGCCGCCCAATTGAGCCGACGTCGCCAACCCCCCGTCGCCCGTAAAGCCGACCTCCCCCGTACCAGCTATTGAGGTAATGGTGTAGCCGCCAGCGGCATAAGCTTTTCCCCCAGACCCGTCAACCAACAGTCCTATCATCAGCAGAACGGTCAACATACAGGCCACAAGCTGCTTTCCTTTTTTACCCATTCCTTTCCCTCCTCCATCATGATGCATACCAAATAAAATGAATAAACGACATTTTTCGCTATAATTATACAAATTCATTTTGAACCGAATTTGAACACAGCAAAACGGCCCTCGCCGTCCTGACAGACGAGAGGGCCGCACCCCATTCCATTATGAGAATACCGCTAAAGGATTCAACGCCAAGGTCCTCATGTCGATGCCATGAGAAACGCCCAGCTCACGGGCGAATAAGTTCCTGAGCCATCTTTCATGCGCTACAGCCGCATCCTTGTTATTCATCAAAAGATGCAGCGCAATGATTTTGACATGAATGCGTTCCGTCAAAGGGTGCAGCTGGGCCCACCTTTCCAAATGCCGCAGGGCTGCATCAAAGCGGTGCTGACCCACCGCATCATTGGTAATATGGTTGAGCAGCTCGACGTACGCCAGCTCAAGCTCTTCTCTTTTTTCCGCCGCCCATTCATATCCGTTCTCCACTAAATAGCCGCCCTTGTACAACTCCACTGCCCGATGCGCATCTTCTATATGATGGTCTTCCTTAAAACGCCGGCACCTTTTTTCAAATTCGCTGCAATCCCATAAATCCGGAACCCGTACCAAGCGGCAGCGTCCTCCTGCGGCGCGGCTCTGCTCGATAGCCTCGAACAGGCCGAACTCCTCCAGCTCCTTGCGCAGCTGATACATCGTCGTATACAGCATCCCCCGCGCCCGGTCTGCGTCACGGTCTCCCCATAACGCATCCATAATCTTCTCTTTGGCAACCGGCTGATTCCCATGATGAAGCAGGAAGGCAAGCAGCTCCTCCGTCTTGGCCCTGCGAAATTTCAGCTCCTTCCCGTCAGGGGCTTCCACTGAAAATCGTATAAAGCTGCGGACGGACATCTTCTGCTTCAAGTCCAAGCCTAGAGGTTCTACCCTTCGCCTCCTGGCGATCCGGTCCAATGTCTGGCGCAGCCGCTCCGCCGTTACCGGCTTTAGCACATAATCAAGCGCTTCCGCCTGAAAGGCAGCTACCGCGTAATGATCATAGGCCGTAACAAAAGCAATCGAAACCCCGGCGTTGCACTCTTGAATACGGCCGGCCAGTTCCAGGCCGTTCATGCCGGGCATCTTCATATCGACGAGCACCAGGTCCGGTTCCGCCGCGGGCACCCGCTCCAGCAGTTCCTCCGGATCTTGAAAAAGTCCGCAGATATCCACATCGTCAAAAGTCCGGAGCACGCTCTCCGCCATTTTTAAAGCAGGCAGCTCGTCGTCAACCGCCATCACCTTAATCACACCCATTGCCCTCCTTTTGGGATACGGATCGTTACCGTTGTCCCACCTGTGGCCTTGCTTTTGATGTCCAAGCCGTGGCCGTACACCCGAACAAGTCGGCGCTGAATGTTTTCCAGAGCCACACCACTGCTTTCCGCGTCATTGTCCCTGAATAATTTATCCTGCAAGGACTGCTCAAACCCTACGCCGTCATCCTCCACAGTAATGACAACATGGTCTTCCGCTGCCCGAACCAGGATCGCAACCGTAACACCCTGTTTCCGATCAGCCAAGCCGTGCTGCACCGCATTTTCCACCAATGGCTGAATAACGATCGGCGGCAGCAGGCAATGGACCTGACCGTCAATATCATACACGATGCGGAGCCGCCCCCCGAAGCGGGCTTTTTCAATCGAGAGGTAGGCTTCAACAAGCTCCAGTTCCTTGCTCAAGGGTATGAGTCTGTCCAGATTCCCAAAATCGAAGCTGCCCCGCAAATACTGGCTGAGTTTGGCAAGCAAGTCCCGCGCAGCCTGCGGATCATCCAACGAGAAGGCCGAGATTGTATTCAGCGCATTGTACAGAAAGTGAGGCTTGATCTGCGCCTGCAGGAAAGCCATCTCGTTGCTTGCCGATTCGCTTACGGATGTTTTCATCTTCAGCAGCGTCCGGATGCGCGCCTTCAATTCGCTGGCGTCAACCGGCTTGCCGAGAAAATCATTCACGCCCTCATCGAAGGCGGCCAGCATTTCCTCCGGCCGGGTTCTTGCTGTAAGCAGCAGCACCGGAAGGTCTGACAGGGAATAGCGCTTGCGAATGGTCCGGCATACCTCGTAACCGGACATTCCGGGCATCAACAGATCCACAACCGCCAGGTCGATGCGCCGGTTCAATTCCAATTGACGGATCGCCTCACTCCCGCTGGATACGGCGATAACCGTATATTTTTCAACGGACAACAGATTGAGCAGTACTTGACGGTTAGCGGCATCGTCATCCACAACGAGGATGGTAAAGTCTCCGCCGCCTTCCAGGAGGATGGTATCCTTCGGGAAGGCTTTCAAAGCAGCCGCCTCCAGCAGCGTGTTCACTCTTTCCTCCCGCATACCGACCGGTTGCTCGCCCGCTTCGTTTGCGAGCGGCACTGTAAACGTAAATACCGCGCCTTGTCCCTGCTCCGACTCCGCCCGAATCGTTCCGCCATGCAACTCCACAAGCCGTTTGGCAATGCTCAGCCCAAGTCCGGTTCCGCCGTAATCCTTGGCAATCGTGTCCCCGGCTTGCTCGAACGCTTCGAAGATCGCTTCCAGCTTATCAGATGGAATCCCGATCCCGGTATCCGCAACGGAAATCGCCAGCCAACCGTTCTCCTCCCGCGCCGAAACGGTAATTTCCCCTGCTGCAGTAAATTTAAGCGCATTGCCGACCAGATTGTTCAAAATTTGCGTCAGCCTGTCCTCGTCGGCATAAACAATATGCCGCTCACTCAGGAAGTCAATAAAGCGCACCGGTTTATCGCCTGCCAAATGGCGGAACATCTCGAATATAATGCGCACAACCGGACGCAAAGCGATGGCCTGCTGATTCAGGGCCAGCTCTCCATTCTTCAATCTGGAAAAGTCAAGCAGGTCGCCCACCAGATGAGCCATTCTCTTGCCAACACCCGCGATCATCGCTACATTCTCCTCTTGCTGTGGAGTCATTGGACCTGCCGCCTCCTCAAGCAGCGATTGGGATATGTTGATAATTCCATGCAGCGGCGTTTTCAGCTCATGGGATATATTGGCCAGAAATTCATCCTTCAAATGATCCATATACTCCAGCCGCTCCGATAGTATCCGAACAGCAGCGAATTCATTGACAAACCGTTTGGACAGCAGCAGCCCATGCGCCAAGAAGAAGCCCATCCATGCGGACAGCTGAAGGGGGAAGTTGACCGGAATACCAAGGTAATCCATGGAGGACAGGACAACCATGACCAATAACGGCAATGTGCCGACAAGCAGATAAACCGAGCCATCCATTCTGCGGACAACTCCAGCTGACATCACGTAGATGACATAGAGAACAGCCAGAAAGGTAAGAGCAAAGCTAACAATACTTGCATAAGTAAATACCGATGCCGGGGTTGCCGCGATGAGCAGCATCCGCGCCGCGATTGCCGCTACGAACAGCTTCATCATATGTCTATTAAACAGCTTGGGATAGGAGTGTTTGGCATACAGCAACAAAAATAATTCTATCGACACCCCGGAAAAATCCTGGATTTTGGTAAACAGCTCGTATGGAAATGCCGCTAGGGGCAGCATCGCGATTTTTTCGCTGTGCGTCATCGAATACAAGGCCGTTGTTACACAGCTCAACCCGAAATAGAGCCACGAACGCTCCCGCCCCTGCACCCACCAAAAAAGCAGAATGAAAAAGGCTCCGATTAACAGAAAGGTTGATGCGGCCAACAAATCTTTGGCAATCGCCGACTCCCGGGCGGACTGAATGTCCTCCTGAAAGCCCAATACAATGGATTGGGTAATGCCCCCCTGGGAATACCGGTAGTTCGCAACCTGCACGACGATATCAAGACTGTTGCCGTCCGCCGAAAAAAAACGGACGTACGGCGAGTTCACAGAAACCGTTCCCTGCTTGTCCATCCCCGGGGTGCCCCGGCCGCCGAGCTTCTTGCCGTTTACGAACAGAGTATGGGCCGTTTTGATATTCGTCTGCCTGATCCCGTAGCTTTGGCCAGCCCCATCCGGCAGTTCAACATGCAGCCGGAAGGTGGCATACCCGTAAGGCGACTTCTTCCAGTCCTTGACCGTATAATGCTCCCATCTGTTCGGCACGTGGACATAACCATTCATCTCAGGCAGCTTGCCGTTCTTGGTTTCCGGGAGAAAATCGTCGGGAGTCAGGAGTACATATGGGTAAAATTCCCATTCTCCATCCAGACGGACGCTGCCGTTATCGGCAAAGCTCCAGCCGGTTAAATCCATTGTCCCGTTTACCGCTTCAGGCCGGCTTCCTGCAGCAGGCCGGCTTGCCAAGATGAAGTACGTCATCATAAGAGTGATTGCCGCACAAATAATTATGAATGCGGCTATTGCTTTTTTACGCATCTGCCTTCCCCTCATACTCAGTAACGGTTTGTGTGAATACGTTCTCGAAAGCACTGTTCTTGTCGAATAAAGTAGTTGATCTATACCTATATAAAATCCATGTTTTATTACAGCATATGAGGTTGTCCATTCAACAATCGGTGAACTTCTCGCCCTATACCTCCGTAACTAACCAATCCATCACTTGCCCAATTCTTTGGTTCAATCTCTAGTCTCTCACCTAGTATATTATAAAACTTCTTAGATGTTGAGTTCCAGAATCCAAAGTCTACCTCGTTATCTTCTTCGCTAACGCCAATATTTCCAATCGTTTCATAGAAACCTTTATACCAACCTTGAAGGTTAATTACTAGAGGCGGAATTTGCAACTCATAAGGGTTAAGGCTAGTAGGCAACTCCTACTTATGTAAAACAGCCTTATAAATATAGACTAAGATCATTCCATTCATAAATGGGTTTAACCTCTCAACTTTTGCAAATTAAGGATATTATCAAAACTCTTTTCTGAATGATAGGATATGACTGCTTAACGTAAAAAAGCCCCTTAATAGAGGCTTCTCATCATTTCAATTAGTTATCTTATCGTTAGTTGTAAGAGAAAGACTTTGTTCTATGGAATTACGTTCTACTACCACTTCAATTCTCTGCTTTACCACTACTTGTCAACGGACATTTACTTCAGCTCTTGCTTCTTATTTTTTAAACTAAACAAAGAACAGCCGGTTTCCCGACTGTTCTTTGTTTAGTTCCTATTCCGTTGTGTAAGGCAACAACGCGATTGTACGGGAGCGTTTGATCGCAATCGTCAAAGCACGTTGGTACTTAGCGGAAGTACCAGTTACACGTCTAGGAAGAATCTTCCCGCGCTCGCTGATGAACTTCTTAAGAGTCTCGATATCTTTATAGTCAATGTGCTTAATTTTGTTAACTGTGAAGTAACAAACTTTACGACGTTTGCCTTTACCGCCTTTGCCACGAGGAGCAAATTTGCGATCGCCGCGATCTTCACTATTGTTATCTCTTTTTTGGAAAGCCATGTGTTTGTTCAGTCCTTTCTACATTTAGAATGGCAAGTCATCATCGGAAATATCGATCGGTTTTCCGTCATCAATGAAAGGATCCTGCTGCTCGCGCGATCCACCGCCACGATTGCCACTACCGCTTCCGCCGCCGTAGCTAGCGTTAGAGTTAGATGATCCGCCTTCTTCTCGACTTCCGGCACTATTATTGGACTCAAGGAAACGTACATTATCGGCAATAACTTCGGTTACGTAAACACGTTTACCCTCGTTATTATCATAATTACGTACTTGAATTCTTCCTTCCACAGCAGTCAAACGACCTTTACGCAAATAGTTCGCGCATGTTTCGGCAAGCTGCCTCCACGTGACGATATTGATAAAGTCCGCTTCCCGTTCTTTCGAACCTCCACTTGTGAAAGGGCGGTCTACTGCAAGAGTAAACTGCGTAACAGCTACACCGGCTGGCGTATAGCGAAGCTCTGGATCTTTGGTCAATCTACCGATAAGAATAACACGGTTCAACATCGGACATTCCCCCTGACGAAAATACTGGCATGCATTTAAGCTACGTCGTTTGTGATTAAGTGACGGATAACTTCATCCGAAATCTTAAGTACGCGATCAAGTTCTGTTACAACAGCAGGTTCTGCGTTGAAGTGTACCAGCACATAGTGCCCGTCACGGAACTTATTGATCTCATACGCAAGACGGCGTTTGCCCATCAGGTCATGTTTGGAGACTTCGCCTCCACCGTTCGTGATGATGCCTTGGAACTTTTCTACTGTAGATTGAACAACTTCTTGCTCAATGTCAGTACGAATGATGTACATCATTTCATATTTGCGCATGTATTTCACCTCCTTTTGGACTAAGCGGCTCCTATTCAAACTTGTTAGACAAGCGAAGGAGCAAGGAGCGAGGATTCTTATTCAAAACTCGCACCTGAATACTATAGCAAATCGAGCGACAGATTACAAGTTTTTCTCTCATAAAGTGCAAAGGATGAACATGGCAATGTTCAACATACATGCTTCCCTCTTCTTGGGGTAATCTAACTACGATTATAATTCTTATGAAGAGGTGATCATTATGGGTGAATGGACACATTTTAACGAAGGCGATCATGTTCCTAATGATGGTGAGTATATGGAAATTGGCGAGAATGCCTTTCACATGGGCATTAATAATCCCAAAACCGTCACCTTGAAAAAAGGCGACACTTTTCCGGCAACTAGCAACCATAATCGCAAATGGCACCGCAAGGGGTTAAGGCAGTAGTTCGATCATGACAAGGAGAATGACTCCATGAAAACAACAACATTTACGTGGCTGTTCACTTTTATCGGCGCAGCCCTATGCTTGATGCATTATTTATTTCATGATCACGATGCCTTCTATATGATCTTCTACGCTCTCAGTGTGCCAGCATGGTTCGCGTCCACATTTACTGACATCTATGAAATCTCCATGTTTAGGATGCTTATCATCTACGCATTGACTATTGCTTCCTGGTCACTAGTCGGCTATGTCATCGACCGCTACTCTGTCAGCTACAGGAATAATCGAGCAGACTAGTTGTCTTTGAAGAGGGATTGTCCCAAAAATTAGTGAACCTTGAGCCAAGCCCTCTCTTACGAATTCAGCAACCTTTATTTGATCAAAAAGGCCATTTAAGAAAATCTAACGAATTCCCAGAGCGTTATCCCAAGAAAAAGATCACCATTTCGCCTATAAGCGACTCAATAGAGCCAATTCAGTTCACTAGATCATCAAACAAGCCAATTTCTCATCTATAAGCATCGTACAGTTCATTAGAATAACGATGGATTATATGGGGGATTGGGAACAGGGCTCGGACGCCGAGGCTGTCCTCAAAGTCATACAAAATGACTTTGAGGACAGCCTCTCTTTTTTAATCCTTGCACCCCATTCACCAAGCCGCGCTAGAACTATCCCCTACTATTATCGTTATTATGGGACAGCCTCTTTTTCATATTCCACTCTTCCCGTACGGAAGGCTATGCCTTATAATTTACTATATCTACCAATCTATCTATGAGGTGACCTTTTGGACACGAATAATCATAAACATCCGACTGATCCATCCCTGCAACCCGCCCCTTCCAGCTCGATTAGCCGTAGGAAGCTCTTGTCTACCTTAGGTGCTGCAGGACTAGCTTTGGCCACGGGAGACGTTTTTCTTAACGCTGCAACCGCACAAGCTGCATCCCCTTCCTCTGTGATCTACAACATCAAGGACTACGGAGCTCGGGGTAATTTCCGCTTTGATGAGGATGACGCTCCTTATATTCAAAGTGCTCTGGACGCCGCAGCAATCACTGGGGGGATCGTTTTCGTTCCAGCAGGCGTCTATTTTGTCAAAATGCCTTTGCGGCTCAGCTCTAATGTTACTTTGATGGGAACTGGCAATAACAGCATTCTTCGCTCTTCCATGAATAAGTTCGGAATCCTGAATATATCCGCCGCTCATCACATACATATTCATCGCTTGGCCTTCCAAGGTGTCGGCACCTTTGGCATGACGTCCGTTCCGCTGCTAGAAAGCGGAGTTTCACTCAATCAAGCGAGCGATATCCGCATCACCGATTGCTTATTTTCCTCCATTGATAA
Above is a genomic segment from Paenibacillus sp. HWE-109 containing:
- the rpsF gene encoding 30S ribosomal protein S6, yielding MRKYEMMYIIRTDIEQEVVQSTVEKFQGIITNGGGEVSKHDLMGKRRLAYEINKFRDGHYVLVHFNAEPAVVTELDRVLKISDEVIRHLITNDVA
- a CDS encoding hybrid sensor histidine kinase/response regulator, producing MRKKAIAAFIIICAAITLMMTYFILASRPAAGSRPEAVNGTMDLTGWSFADNGSVRLDGEWEFYPYVLLTPDDFLPETKNGKLPEMNGYVHVPNRWEHYTVKDWKKSPYGYATFRLHVELPDGAGQSYGIRQTNIKTAHTLFVNGKKLGGRGTPGMDKQGTVSVNSPYVRFFSADGNSLDIVVQVANYRYSQGGITQSIVLGFQEDIQSARESAIAKDLLAASTFLLIGAFFILLFWWVQGRERSWLYFGLSCVTTALYSMTHSEKIAMLPLAAFPYELFTKIQDFSGVSIELFLLLYAKHSYPKLFNRHMMKLFVAAIAARMLLIAATPASVFTYASIVSFALTFLAVLYVIYVMSAGVVRRMDGSVYLLVGTLPLLVMVVLSSMDYLGIPVNFPLQLSAWMGFFLAHGLLLSKRFVNEFAAVRILSERLEYMDHLKDEFLANISHELKTPLHGIINISQSLLEEAAGPMTPQQEENVAMIAGVGKRMAHLVGDLLDFSRLKNGELALNQQAIALRPVVRIIFEMFRHLAGDKPVRFIDFLSERHIVYADEDRLTQILNNLVGNALKFTAAGEITVSAREENGWLAISVADTGIGIPSDKLEAIFEAFEQAGDTIAKDYGGTGLGLSIAKRLVELHGGTIRAESEQGQGAVFTFTVPLANEAGEQPVGMREERVNTLLEAAALKAFPKDTILLEGGGDFTILVVDDDAANRQVLLNLLSVEKYTVIAVSSGSEAIRQLELNRRIDLAVVDLLMPGMSGYEVCRTIRKRYSLSDLPVLLLTARTRPEEMLAAFDEGVNDFLGKPVDASELKARIRTLLKMKTSVSESASNEMAFLQAQIKPHFLYNALNTISAFSLDDPQAARDLLAKLSQYLRGSFDFGNLDRLIPLSKELELVEAYLSIEKARFGGRLRIVYDIDGQVHCLLPPIVIQPLVENAVQHGLADRKQGVTVAILVRAAEDHVVITVEDDGVGFEQSLQDKLFRDNDAESSGVALENIQRRLVRVYGHGLDIKSKATGGTTVTIRIPKGGQWV
- the rpsR gene encoding 30S ribosomal protein S18, whose protein sequence is MAFQKRDNNSEDRGDRKFAPRGKGGKGKRRKVCYFTVNKIKHIDYKDIETLKKFISERGKILPRRVTGTSAKYQRALTIAIKRSRTIALLPYTTE
- a CDS encoding YjzC family protein, with product MGEWTHFNEGDHVPNDGEYMEIGENAFHMGINNPKTVTLKKGDTFPATSNHNRKWHRKGLRQ
- the ssb gene encoding single-stranded DNA-binding protein translates to MLNRVILIGRLTKDPELRYTPAGVAVTQFTLAVDRPFTSGGSKEREADFINIVTWRQLAETCANYLRKGRLTAVEGRIQVRNYDNNEGKRVYVTEVIADNVRFLESNNSAGSREEGGSSNSNASYGGGSGSGNRGGGSREQQDPFIDDGKPIDISDDDLPF